In one window of Campylobacter coli DNA:
- the trpC gene encoding indole-3-glycerol phosphate synthase TrpC, translating to MILDKIFEKTKEDLKERKAQLPYDVLGRSLASNPFFPKDVKAALKRVENEVRIIAEVKKASPSKGVIRENFDPLDIALKYEKNGAAAISVLTEPHFFQGSLEYLSMIRRYTRAPLLRKDFIFDEYQILEALVYGADFVLLIARMLSMKELKRLLEFTRHLGLEALVEIHDKEDLSKAIFSGADIIGINHRNLDDFSMDMNLCEKLIPQIPNSKIIIAESGLEDKDFLRHLQNLGVDAFLIGEYFMRQNDEGEALKALL from the coding sequence ATGATTTTAGATAAAATTTTTGAAAAAACTAAAGAAGATTTGAAAGAGCGTAAGGCGCAACTGCCTTATGATGTGTTGGGACGATCTTTAGCATCAAATCCTTTTTTTCCTAAAGATGTTAAAGCTGCTTTAAAAAGAGTAGAAAATGAAGTAAGAATTATCGCAGAGGTTAAAAAAGCCAGTCCAAGCAAGGGGGTTATAAGGGAAAATTTCGATCCTTTGGATATAGCTTTAAAATACGAAAAAAATGGCGCCGCTGCTATTTCAGTTTTAACAGAACCGCATTTTTTTCAAGGGAGTTTAGAATACCTTAGTATGATACGCCGTTATACGCGTGCTCCTTTGTTGCGAAAGGATTTTATTTTTGATGAGTATCAAATTTTAGAAGCTTTGGTTTATGGGGCGGATTTTGTTTTGCTTATTGCTAGAATGTTAAGTATGAAAGAGCTTAAAAGATTACTCGAATTTACAAGGCATTTGGGACTTGAAGCCTTGGTGGAAATTCACGATAAAGAAGATTTGAGTAAAGCGATTTTTTCAGGAGCTGATATTATAGGTATAAATCATCGCAATTTGGATGATTTTTCTATGGATATGAATTTATGTGAAAAGCTTATTCCACAAATTCCAAATTCAAAAATTATTATCGCAGAAAGTGGTTTAGAGGATAAAGATTTTTTAAGACATTTGCAAAATTTAGGTGTTGATGCTTTTTTAATTGGAGAATATTTTATGCGTCAAAACGATGAAGGAGAGGCTTTGAAAGCCTTGCTTTAA
- a CDS encoding HIT domain-containing protein → MQYLYAPWRSEYFEKEKSECPFCDCANKIKSDEELGVIFRAKHCFGVMNRYPYSAGHFMIIPYLHEEHIENLSDEVWQEISKFVRLGVRILKSELHAGGVNIGMNLSKDAGAGIAPHCHYHLVPRWAGDTNFITTIGETRVCGTNIEQVYQKLVLAFKNVK, encoded by the coding sequence ATGCAGTATTTGTATGCACCATGGCGAAGTGAGTATTTTGAAAAAGAAAAGAGCGAGTGCCCTTTTTGTGATTGTGCTAATAAAATCAAAAGCGATGAAGAATTAGGGGTGATTTTTAGAGCCAAGCATTGTTTTGGCGTGATGAATCGCTATCCTTATTCTGCAGGGCATTTTATGATAATACCTTATTTGCATGAAGAGCATATAGAAAATTTAAGTGATGAAGTTTGGCAAGAGATAAGTAAATTTGTGCGTCTAGGGGTAAGAATTTTAAAAAGCGAACTCCATGCAGGCGGGGTAAATATCGGTATGAATTTGAGTAAAGATGCAGGTGCTGGGATAGCTCCTCATTGTCATTATCATCTAGTGCCGCGTTGGGCAGGAGATACTAATTTTATCACCACTATAGGAGAGACTAGGGTTTGTGGTACCAATATAGAACAAGTTTATCAAAAACTTGTTTTGGCATTTAAAAATGTTAAATGA
- a CDS encoding methyltransferase, whose protein sequence is MQDNIKLAQLNDGYRYNSDSLLLADFVLEMGVRNQVLEVGSGCGIIGILLKKFVSNLDLSLLDIQQENIELIHRNLKQNNIQAEIFHEDFRNFQNNKKFDFIVCNPPFYRDGAHESKNMHKNISKFQKYLTLDEFIARSNTLLKPMGVLYFCYEALALDKICLALESKKLKLTKIRFVHTHQNTQARLVLVQARKSVKSPCEILPPFFVYKNENLSEQMQEIHSRFRLESYDI, encoded by the coding sequence ATGCAAGATAATATTAAATTAGCTCAATTGAATGATGGTTATCGTTACAATAGCGATTCTTTGCTTTTGGCTGATTTTGTTTTAGAAATGGGTGTAAGAAATCAAGTCCTAGAAGTAGGTTCAGGATGTGGTATTATAGGAATTTTACTTAAAAAATTTGTTTCTAATTTAGATTTATCTTTGCTTGATATACAGCAAGAAAATATAGAATTAATTCATCGTAATTTAAAACAAAACAATATACAAGCTGAGATATTCCACGAAGATTTTAGGAATTTTCAAAACAATAAAAAATTTGACTTTATAGTTTGCAATCCACCTTTTTATAGAGATGGAGCTCATGAGAGTAAAAATATGCATAAAAATATAAGTAAATTTCAAAAATATTTAACATTAGATGAATTTATTGCTAGATCTAATACTTTGTTAAAGCCTATGGGGGTATTGTATTTTTGTTACGAGGCTTTAGCTTTGGATAAAATTTGCCTTGCTTTAGAGAGTAAAAAGCTAAAATTAACTAAAATTCGTTTTGTGCATACTCATCAAAACACTCAAGCAAGGCTTGTATTGGTGCAAGCTAGAAAAAGTGTAAAGTCACCATGTGAGATTTTACCTCCTTTTTTTGTTTATAAAAATGAGAATTTAAGTGAACAAATGCAAGAGATTCACTCTAGATTTAGGTTGGAGAGTTATGATATTTAA
- the rpsG gene encoding 30S ribosomal protein S7 yields MRRRKAPVREVLPDPIYGNKVITKFINSLMYDGKKSTATTIMYGALELIDKKGGEKKGIDIFNDAIENIKPLLEVKSRRVGGATYQVPVEVRPARQQALAIRWIISFARKRSERTMIDKLAAELLDAANSKGASFKKKEDTYKMAEANKAFAHYRW; encoded by the coding sequence ATGAGAAGAAGAAAAGCTCCAGTAAGAGAAGTCTTGCCTGATCCGATTTATGGTAACAAAGTAATCACAAAATTTATTAATTCTTTAATGTATGATGGTAAAAAAAGCACAGCTACTACTATTATGTATGGCGCTTTAGAACTTATCGATAAAAAAGGTGGCGAAAAAAAAGGTATTGATATCTTTAATGATGCGATTGAAAATATTAAACCTTTGCTAGAAGTAAAATCTCGCCGCGTAGGTGGAGCGACTTATCAAGTTCCAGTAGAAGTTCGTCCTGCTAGACAACAAGCTTTGGCAATTCGTTGGATTATTTCTTTTGCTAGAAAAAGAAGTGAAAGAACTATGATAGATAAACTTGCAGCTGAACTTTTAGATGCGGCAAATAGCAAAGGTGCTTCATTTAAGAAAAAAGAAGATACTTATAAAATGGCTGAAGCAAATAAAGCATTTGCTCACTATCGCTGGTAA
- the fusA gene encoding elongation factor G, which yields MSRSTPLKRVRNIGIAAHIDAGKTTTSERILFFTGMSHKIGEVHDGAATMDWMEQEKERGITITSAATTCFWKDHQINLIDTPGHVDFTIEVERSMRVLDGAVAVFCSVGGVQPQSETVWRQANKYGVPRIVFVNKMDRIGANFYNVEDQIRNRLKANPVPLQIPIGAEDNFKGVIDLVTMKALVWEDDTKPTDYVEKEIPAELKEKAEEYRTKMIEAVSETSDELMEKYLGGEELSLEEIKTGIKAGCLSLSIVPMLCGTAFKNKGVQPLLDAVVAYLPAPDEVANIKGEYEDGTEVSVKSTDDGEFAGLAFKIMTDPFVGQLTFVRVYRGCLESGSYAYNSTKDKKERIGRLLKMHSNKREEIKVLYAGEIGAVVGLKDTLTGDTLASEKDKVILERMDFPDPVISVAVEPKTKADQEKMSIALNKLAQEDPSFRVSTDEESGQTIISGMGELHLEIIVDRMLREFKVEAEVGQPQVAYRETIRKTVEQEYKYAKQSGGRGQYGHVFLRLEPLEPGSGYEFVNDIKGGVIPKEYIPAVDKGVQEALQNGVLAGYPVEDVKVTVYDGSYHEVDSSEMAFKLAASMGFKEGARKAGAVILEPMMKVEVETPEDYMGDVIGDLNKRRGQVNSMDERGGNKIITAFCPLAEMFGYSTDLRSQTQGRATYSMEFDHYDEVPKNVAEEIIKKRNG from the coding sequence ATGTCTAGAAGTACTCCTTTAAAAAGAGTTAGAAATATCGGTATTGCTGCACATATTGATGCGGGAAAAACAACTACAAGTGAGAGAATTCTTTTCTTTACAGGTATGAGCCATAAAATAGGCGAAGTGCATGATGGTGCTGCGACTATGGACTGGATGGAACAAGAAAAAGAAAGAGGTATTACTATTACCTCTGCTGCGACGACTTGTTTTTGGAAAGATCATCAAATCAATCTTATAGACACTCCGGGCCACGTGGATTTCACCATAGAAGTTGAAAGATCTATGCGTGTTCTTGATGGTGCTGTTGCAGTATTTTGTTCAGTAGGTGGGGTACAACCTCAAAGTGAAACTGTTTGGAGACAAGCAAACAAATACGGTGTTCCAAGAATAGTTTTTGTAAATAAAATGGACAGAATCGGTGCAAATTTCTATAATGTAGAAGATCAAATTCGCAATCGCTTAAAAGCTAATCCAGTTCCACTTCAAATTCCAATCGGTGCTGAAGATAATTTCAAAGGTGTTATCGATCTTGTAACTATGAAAGCTTTAGTTTGGGAAGATGATACTAAGCCAACAGATTATGTAGAAAAAGAAATTCCCGCTGAACTTAAAGAAAAGGCGGAAGAATATCGCACTAAAATGATAGAAGCGGTTTCAGAAACTTCAGATGAGTTGATGGAAAAATATCTAGGCGGTGAAGAATTAAGCCTTGAAGAAATTAAAACAGGTATCAAAGCAGGATGTTTAAGTCTTTCTATTGTTCCTATGCTTTGTGGGACTGCATTTAAAAATAAGGGTGTTCAACCTTTACTTGATGCTGTTGTAGCTTATTTGCCAGCTCCAGATGAAGTTGCAAACATCAAAGGAGAATATGAAGATGGTACAGAAGTTTCTGTAAAATCAACTGATGATGGTGAATTTGCAGGACTTGCATTTAAAATCATGACTGACCCATTTGTAGGACAATTAACTTTCGTGCGTGTTTATCGTGGATGTTTAGAAAGCGGTTCTTATGCTTATAACTCAACCAAAGATAAAAAAGAGAGAATCGGTCGTTTGTTAAAAATGCACTCTAATAAAAGAGAAGAGATTAAAGTTCTTTACGCAGGAGAGATCGGTGCAGTTGTAGGACTTAAAGATACTTTAACAGGAGATACTCTTGCGAGTGAAAAAGATAAAGTAATTCTTGAAAGAATGGATTTCCCAGATCCTGTTATTTCTGTTGCAGTAGAGCCAAAAACCAAAGCAGATCAAGAAAAAATGTCTATTGCATTAAATAAACTAGCTCAAGAAGATCCAAGCTTTAGAGTTTCTACAGATGAAGAAAGTGGTCAAACTATCATTTCAGGTATGGGTGAATTGCATCTTGAAATTATCGTTGATCGTATGCTTCGTGAATTTAAAGTAGAAGCTGAAGTGGGACAACCTCAAGTTGCTTATCGTGAAACTATTAGAAAAACTGTTGAGCAAGAATACAAATACGCTAAACAATCAGGTGGACGCGGTCAATATGGACATGTATTCTTACGTCTTGAGCCACTTGAGCCAGGTAGTGGATATGAGTTTGTTAATGATATCAAAGGTGGGGTAATTCCAAAAGAATATATTCCTGCAGTAGATAAGGGTGTTCAAGAAGCCTTACAAAATGGTGTTTTAGCAGGTTATCCAGTAGAAGATGTTAAAGTAACTGTTTATGATGGAAGCTACCATGAGGTGGATTCATCAGAGATGGCATTTAAACTTGCTGCTTCTATGGGCTTTAAAGAGGGTGCTAGAAAAGCAGGTGCTGTAATCCTTGAGCCTATGATGAAGGTTGAAGTTGAAACTCCTGAAGATTATATGGGTGATGTAATTGGCGATCTTAATAAGCGTCGCGGTCAAGTAAACAGTATGGATGAAAGAGGTGGAAATAAAATCATCACAGCATTTTGTCCTTTGGCTGAAATGTTTGGATACTCAACTGATCTTAGAAGTCAAACTCAAGGTCGTGCGACTTATTCTATGGAATTTGATCATTATGATGAAGTTCCTAAAAATGTTGCTGAGGAAATCATTAAAAAGAGAAATGGTTAA
- a CDS encoding tetratricopeptide repeat protein, whose translation MYRNLLFVLIGFFLTACGASKTVIAYPNYEQQKSNEFDLRIMKAYNYEYFNQYEEARDEFLALFRDYNITNFLENAFLLTLANNLDKKEEINNIAKPYLDKSDNLKRLSALYALNSYNLNEAQKLIEELLKKKSDDPRNLELYGDVLMRQNNLKDAIKYYQLAYNQIQNEEILFKLVGVYAILNDTLSIKNILETSKNINGCTLKTCILLAKIYNDEGNDKALQEIYIELYNITKNQSFILALIELLNAQNKDKEALHFALKYNVDDDVKLYLYQRLKLYGKAKDLSMQIYKHTQEKEYLLRAAIFEFEEANLEKKITPQVVTLVSEKFSDAIDENSDALYLNYYGYLLIDYDLDLEKGIKLVHLALKKEPQNLYYLDSLAWGYYKQGDCQKAWEILKQTLEDKEFANSDESKAHAKAIKACIKP comes from the coding sequence ATGTATAGGAATTTGTTATTTGTCTTAATAGGCTTTTTTTTAACAGCGTGCGGGGCTTCAAAAACGGTTATAGCTTATCCTAATTATGAGCAACAAAAGAGTAATGAATTTGATTTAAGAATCATGAAGGCTTATAATTATGAATATTTTAATCAATACGAAGAAGCTAGAGATGAGTTTTTGGCACTTTTTAGGGATTATAATATTACTAATTTTTTAGAAAATGCTTTTTTGCTGACTCTAGCAAATAATCTTGACAAAAAAGAAGAAATAAATAATATAGCTAAACCTTATCTTGATAAGAGTGATAATCTTAAGCGTCTTAGTGCACTTTATGCCTTAAATTCTTACAATCTTAACGAGGCTCAAAAGCTTATCGAAGAGCTTTTAAAGAAAAAAAGTGATGATCCAAGAAATTTAGAGCTTTATGGAGATGTTTTAATGCGCCAAAACAATTTAAAAGATGCCATAAAGTATTACCAACTAGCTTATAATCAAATTCAAAACGAGGAGATCTTGTTTAAGCTTGTGGGTGTTTATGCGATATTAAACGATACTTTAAGCATTAAAAATATACTTGAAACTTCAAAAAATATTAATGGTTGTACTCTTAAAACTTGTATTTTACTAGCAAAGATTTATAATGACGAGGGAAATGACAAAGCTTTACAAGAAATTTATATAGAGCTTTATAATATTACAAAAAATCAAAGTTTTATTCTAGCTCTTATCGAGCTTTTAAATGCTCAAAATAAAGATAAAGAAGCATTGCATTTTGCCTTAAAATATAATGTAGATGATGATGTAAAGCTTTATTTGTATCAAAGGTTAAAACTATACGGCAAGGCAAAAGATCTTAGTATGCAAATTTATAAACACACTCAAGAGAAAGAATATCTTTTGCGTGCAGCAATTTTTGAATTTGAAGAAGCAAATTTGGAAAAAAAAATTACCCCACAAGTTGTTACTCTTGTGAGTGAAAAATTTTCCGATGCAATTGATGAAAATAGTGATGCCTTGTATTTAAATTATTATGGATATTTGTTGATAGATTATGATTTAGATCTTGAAAAGGGTATAAAATTAGTTCATCTTGCTTTGAAAAAAGAGCCTCAAAATTTATATTATTTAGATTCTTTAGCGTGGGGGTATTATAAACAGGGTGATTGTCAAAAGGCTTGGGAAATTTTGAAGCAAACTTTAGAGGATAAAGAATTTGCAAATTCTGATGAGAGCAAAGCTCATGCAAAAGCGATAAAGGCGTGTATTAAACCATGA
- a CDS encoding DarT ssDNA thymidine ADP-ribosyltransferase family protein yields MSSEALFIQDSMGGFDEFGVPNFVKQTKNFYGYNEEYNEEYNEEYDEEYNEEYDEELQTFLNTRGIKFLLHFTDSRNIPSIWRYGMLSRTRLDEMGFSYCYSDEKRLDNRLNYISLSITNYNKFLYQAYKERGTIKDGVLVYIDASILYKENNDRIYYSSNAASKDVPHGSEIRDLKNLFNDEIHWVTSYGRRSAYREENKADNEPTNIQAEILFEGVIPPEYIKKIVRIDEEYEEYEEYEEYEEYEEYEEYRCRDDFEPPF; encoded by the coding sequence ATGAGTAGCGAAGCGTTATTTATACAAGATAGTATGGGTGGATTTGATGAATTTGGAGTGCCAAATTTTGTAAAACAAACAAAGAATTTTTATGGCTATAATGAAGAATATAATGAAGAATATAATGAAGAATACGATGAAGAATATAATGAAGAATACGATGAAGAATTGCAAACTTTTCTAAATACTAGAGGGATAAAATTTTTACTCCATTTTACAGACTCTAGAAATATTCCTTCAATATGGAGATATGGAATGTTATCAAGAACTCGTTTAGATGAGATGGGGTTTTCATATTGTTATAGTGATGAAAAAAGGTTGGATAATAGATTAAACTATATTTCATTATCTATTACCAACTATAATAAATTTCTATATCAAGCATATAAAGAAAGAGGTACCATAAAAGATGGTGTTTTGGTATATATTGATGCAAGTATATTATATAAAGAAAACAATGATAGAATATATTATTCATCTAATGCTGCCTCAAAAGATGTTCCACACGGAAGTGAAATACGAGATTTAAAAAATTTATTTAACGATGAGATACATTGGGTAACATCTTATGGTAGAAGATCTGCATACAGAGAAGAAAATAAAGCTGATAACGAACCTACCAATATTCAAGCAGAAATTTTATTTGAAGGTGTTATTCCACCAGAATATATTAAAAAAATTGTTAGAATTGACGAAGAATATGAAGAATATGAAGAATATGAAGAATATGAAGAATATGAAGAATATGAAGAATATCGTTGCAGAGATGATTTCGAACCTCCATTTTAA
- a CDS encoding YkgJ family cysteine cluster protein produces the protein MIFNKDFSYGFDENACQKCGGKCCTGESGNIFANKEELKALREHLQLDEKEFALKYLKKVGFRMSFKEVEFEDGFACIFFDKEKRNCSIYDFRPMQCRTFPFWEYFKTHQEELKKECIGICYLS, from the coding sequence ATGATATTTAATAAAGATTTTTCTTACGGATTTGATGAAAATGCTTGTCAGAAATGTGGTGGAAAATGCTGCACAGGAGAAAGTGGAAATATTTTTGCAAATAAAGAAGAGTTAAAGGCTTTGCGAGAACATTTGCAATTAGATGAAAAAGAATTTGCTTTAAAATATTTAAAAAAGGTAGGCTTTAGAATGAGCTTTAAGGAGGTTGAATTTGAAGATGGATTTGCATGTATTTTTTTTGATAAGGAGAAAAGAAACTGCTCTATCTACGATTTTCGTCCGATGCAATGCCGTACCTTTCCTTTTTGGGAATATTTTAAAACACATCAAGAGGAGCTAAAAAAAGAATGTATAGGAATTTGTTATTTGTCTTAA
- the rpsL gene encoding 30S ribosomal protein S12 codes for MPTINQLVRKERKKVLEKSKSPALKNCPQRRGVCTRVYTTTPKKPNSALRKVAKVRLTSGFEVISYIGGEGHNLQEHSIVLVRGGRVKDLPGVKYHIVRGALDTAGVAKRTVSRSKYGAKRPKASAK; via the coding sequence GTGCCTACCATAAATCAATTGGTTAGAAAAGAGCGCAAAAAAGTTTTAGAAAAATCTAAATCTCCAGCGCTTAAAAATTGCCCACAAAGAAGGGGAGTTTGCACTAGGGTTTATACAACAACTCCTAAAAAACCAAACTCAGCGTTAAGAAAAGTTGCCAAAGTAAGACTTACTAGTGGCTTTGAAGTGATTAGCTATATCGGTGGTGAAGGTCACAACCTACAAGAACACAGCATTGTTTTAGTGCGTGGCGGTAGGGTAAAAGACTTGCCAGGTGTGAAATATCATATTGTGCGTGGTGCACTTGATACTGCGGGTGTTGCAAAAAGAACAGTTTCTCGTTCTAAATATGGTGCAAAACGCCCTAAAGCAAGTGCTAAGTAA
- a CDS encoding phosphotransferase, translating to MRNNILKSIISTKYIQNIIREKYNLIDIEDVILVKTEINDIYKIATKNKSTYILKIYSMEKQLNDLKFEIDYIFYLIKKQLLVPCLIKSIENLYYIFIEYPEGKRLAILMEYIPGVKIQYNFSSASALGKNIAKLHSLSDLFNNSMLDMREYNVLKILNDSKIIIDKFVMNYYAKYSSEFYNIFHSLEILKEIKFTKRYCHNDLHSDNIIIYNKKIYILDFDFIGFGCALYDLAVFKWSCILNKRTDIWNDFLKNYQNASPILDNEIRYIDFFVIARDIITTAIYINKINCIGSRFVNETFITKRIKFIKSILNCCKRR from the coding sequence ATGCGCAATAATATCTTAAAATCAATTATTTCTACAAAATATATTCAAAATATAATTAGAGAAAAATATAATCTTATAGATATTGAAGATGTAATATTGGTTAAAACTGAAATTAATGATATATATAAAATTGCTACTAAAAATAAATCAACATATATTTTAAAAATATACAGTATGGAGAAACAGTTAAACGACTTGAAATTTGAAATTGACTATATTTTTTATTTAATAAAAAAACAACTATTAGTCCCATGTCTTATAAAATCTATAGAAAATTTATACTATATATTCATTGAATATCCAGAAGGTAAAAGATTGGCTATTCTGATGGAATATATACCCGGTGTGAAAATACAATATAATTTTTCTAGCGCTAGTGCGCTTGGAAAAAATATAGCAAAACTGCATAGCTTATCAGACTTGTTTAATAATTCTATGCTAGATATGAGGGAATACAATGTTTTAAAAATATTAAACGATAGTAAAATAATAATTGATAAATTTGTAATGAATTATTATGCAAAATATTCTTCTGAATTTTATAACATATTTCACTCTTTAGAAATTTTAAAAGAAATAAAATTTACAAAAAGATATTGTCATAATGACTTGCATAGTGATAATATAATCATATATAATAAAAAAATTTATATTTTAGATTTCGATTTTATCGGGTTTGGTTGCGCTTTATATGATCTAGCTGTTTTTAAGTGGAGCTGTATTTTAAATAAGCGTACCGATATATGGAATGATTTTTTAAAAAATTATCAAAATGCTTCACCGATTTTAGATAATGAAATAAGATATATTGATTTTTTTGTTATAGCTAGAGATATTATAACAACTGCCATTTATATTAATAAAATTAATTGTATTGGTAGCAGATTTGTTAATGAGACTTTTATAACAAAAAGAATAAAATTTATCAAAAGTATACTGAATTGTTGCAAAAGGAGATAG